The Pueribacillus theae DNA window TTTACTGCCTTATTTGTTAGCGATTCTTGCAGGTTTCGCGCTTCATTATATTGCGCCATTCATTCCATTCTTAGAACCCATTTTAGCTCCAGTTGCATTAGTAGTCATTGTTCTCTTTGCAATTGTTATTATCGTGCAGGCGTTTCTACAATTATTTAGAAGTCGAACCACGCTATAAAGAGAGAGATCATTATGATTTTACCTCGGTCAATTCAAAGGCCGAGTTTTTTACTTTAAAGAAGAAAATTTGTTCTTTCGCAAATTTACACCAATTTGGGCTCCGACATCTAACTAAAACGCATTGGCGTTTTTCTTTATGCTTATTTCAAGTATAATGGAATAGGTTGAATTGACAAAATTTATAGATTTGTAGGGGATGGGGATACGTATGAAAATCTTTTTAATTCGTCACGGGGAATCTGAACATAATGTCGATCGGCATCTGATGGCACATACGCATGATTCGAAACATGCATTGACTTCAAAAGGGAGAGAGCAAGCTGAATTGACTGGGGAATTTATGAAGGACAAGCTAAATGAAAAAACAGTCTTTTATGTTTCCCCTTATTTAAGAACAATGGAAACGGCGCAAGCGATTTATTCAAAATTGCCGCAAACCATTCCTTTTTATGAAAATCCTTTAATTAGAGAATGGGAGCTTGGCAATTTATACGATTTTAACAATCGCCCGCCGGCTTTGAAAAAAGAATTTAAAGCCGCCGGCTCTTTTTATTTCCGTTACCATCATGGAGAATCAATGGCAGATGTTTATTTGCGCGCAACATTGTTTGTAAGTACAGTTATTCAAAGGCTTGAACAGCAGAAAAAATATGAGAATGTAGTCGTTGTCACCCATGCCGCTTTACTCGAAATGATTAAAGGCGTTTTAATGAATTGGACAGTGGAAAGAATGACGGATTTTAAACCTGTCGAAAATGCTTCCGTCACGCTAATTGGGGAAATTGACGGCGAATACCATGATGAGAAAATTTTTGTTCCGGAAGTGTGAAAACGGCAGCCGGGGAATCATGGGGCCGGAAGCCGGACTGAGGAATTCGAAGAGGCAACAGATGATTACGTCAGATGGAGAGATAAAACCATTTATAGAAGAAGGAGAGAAACCTTATGTACGAAAGAGTAGAAGAAATGATTCAAGGATACATATGGAAAGACCTGGGAGTAAAAGTTATTGAAGCGGTGGATGGCGAAGTCACCCTTCATATGCCTGTAAAAACGCGACAGACACAATTCCATGGCAATGTGCACGGCGGTGTTCTTGCGACGCTTGCAGACATGTCGATGGCAGCCGCCGTGAATACACTTGTTGAGGAAAAGGAATTTACCGTTACCGCAGAAATAAAGGTCAATTATTTAAGGCCGGCGGCGGGTGATTTTCTGGAAGCGAAGGGAAAAGTGATAAAACGAGGAAGAACACTAAGCCATTGCCAGGCAGAAGTGTTTGATGATAGCGGAAAGCAAGTTTGCTTCGTAGTTGCAACGTTTTATATGTTTAAAAAAGAATAATCAAAAAATATAGGAGGACTTGATAATGCTAGCGCAGTGGCTTAGAGAATCAACGCACACCGTCGTTTTTACTGGCGCGGGAATGTCTACGGAAAGCGGACTTCCTGATTTTCGTTCTGCTAGAACAGGATTATGGAATAAAGTCGATCCCACGAGACTCGCCAGCATTGACGCGCTTGAAAGGAACCGGGAAGAATTTTTAACATTTTATCAGAAACGTCTGCAGTCTGTTCAAGATTACAAGCCTCATGCTGGCCATGAGCTATTAGCAAAGTGGGAAAAAATGGGGCTCGTTCAAGCGATTATTACGCAAAACGTAGACGGATTCCACCATCAAGCAGGAAGTGAAAATGTTATAGAGCTTCATGGCACGTTGCGAACCGTCCACTGCCACAAATGTGGAAGAAGTTATCCAAGCCGAGTTTTTGCAGAGGGCAATCATACTTGTGAATGCAGCGGTTTCTTGCGCCCTTCTGTCGTGCTCTTCGGTGAAATGCTTCCGTATGGTGCGGTCGAGCAGGC harbors:
- a CDS encoding PaaI family thioesterase, with translation MYERVEEMIQGYIWKDLGVKVIEAVDGEVTLHMPVKTRQTQFHGNVHGGVLATLADMSMAAAVNTLVEEKEFTVTAEIKVNYLRPAAGDFLEAKGKVIKRGRTLSHCQAEVFDDSGKQVCFVVATFYMFKKE
- a CDS encoding NAD-dependent deacylase, which encodes MLAQWLRESTHTVVFTGAGMSTESGLPDFRSARTGLWNKVDPTRLASIDALERNREEFLTFYQKRLQSVQDYKPHAGHELLAKWEKMGLVQAIITQNVDGFHHQAGSENVIELHGTLRTVHCHKCGRSYPSRVFAEGNHTCECSGFLRPSVVLFGEMLPYGAVEQAEVETGKADLFIVLGSSLTVSPANFFPVEAKENGAKLVIVNMEETDYDDMADLVIHDRKIGEVLQEVDEELN
- a CDS encoding histidine phosphatase family protein — translated: MKIFLIRHGESEHNVDRHLMAHTHDSKHALTSKGREQAELTGEFMKDKLNEKTVFYVSPYLRTMETAQAIYSKLPQTIPFYENPLIREWELGNLYDFNNRPPALKKEFKAAGSFYFRYHHGESMADVYLRATLFVSTVIQRLEQQKKYENVVVVTHAALLEMIKGVLMNWTVERMTDFKPVENASVTLIGEIDGEYHDEKIFVPEV